The stretch of DNA TATATACGGTTAATTCTACGCCTGGCAGGAAAGTCTACGGTGAAAAACTGATCGACTGCGGCGGTGTGGAGTATAGAGAGTGGGTGCCGAATCGCAGTAAACTCGCGGCATATTTCATGAAGGGAGGATCTTTTTTCCCATTTCATGATGATTCCAAAGTTCTCTACTTAGGCGCGGCTTCCGGGACGACTTCCAGCCACATTGCAGATATTGTTGTGAAAGGGACGGTATCCTGCGTAGAATTCTCGCCAAGATCATTCAGGGACTTAGTCTCAGTCTGCGAATCCAGAACCAATATGATCCCGATTCTAGCAGACGCTACAAGGCCTGAGGAATATTCTTTTGTTGTATCATCCCCAGACATTGTTTATCAGGACATAGCCCAGAAAGGGCAGGCGGCAATATTCATTAAGAATTTCAAAGCGTTTTCTGCAAAGTCTGGAATGCTGGTTATTAAATCCCGGTCGGAGGATGTTTCAAAAGACCCTAGGAAAATCTACGCGGCTGCATGCGATGAGCTGACTGCCGCCGGTTTAAAGGTAGTTGAATTACAGACCCTGGATCCATTTGAAAAGGATCACGCAATGATTGGTGTGGAATTACTTTGAAGACAACATTTGGCATCGCTGTCAGAGATGGAAAGTTTCTCATGGTTTACAATCCAAAGCGCAGCGGCTGGGAGATGCCAGGCGGCAAAGTTGAGACCGGAGAGAGTTTTGAAGAAGGAGTAATCCGCGAGTTCAAAGAAGAATCAGGACTAACTTTCATCCCGGTAGTTTCACGGCAGGTAGATGCTGAATGCGTGATGTTTGCCGGAAGAGTTGAGCAGTATGAAGGCAAAGGTGAAATGATTTGGAAAGAATTCTCCTCTCTGCCTCCAGACTTGGCCTTTCCAAAATGTGAATATGAAGAACAGATTGCATGGGCCGCAGCCGCGCTGGGTGACGAATAAG from Candidatus Methanomassiliicoccus intestinalis Issoire-Mx1 encodes:
- a CDS encoding NUDIX domain-containing protein, encoding MKTTFGIAVRDGKFLMVYNPKRSGWEMPGGKVETGESFEEGVIREFKEESGLTFIPVVSRQVDAECVMFAGRVEQYEGKGEMIWKEFSSLPPDLAFPKCEYEEQIAWAAAALGDE
- a CDS encoding fibrillarin-like rRNA/tRNA 2'-O-methyltransferase, which produces MMRESSFGGVFEDGDKIYTVNSTPGRKVYGEKLIDCGGVEYREWVPNRSKLAAYFMKGGSFFPFHDDSKVLYLGAASGTTSSHIADIVVKGTVSCVEFSPRSFRDLVSVCESRTNMIPILADATRPEEYSFVVSSPDIVYQDIAQKGQAAIFIKNFKAFSAKSGMLVIKSRSEDVSKDPRKIYAAACDELTAAGLKVVELQTLDPFEKDHAMIGVELL